In a genomic window of Candidatus Saccharimonadales bacterium:
- a CDS encoding ATP-binding protein, with product MDQPELNSLRQLLSSRRQLVAGLLIFVPLAFRLGQEYSLGLTALLLGGLILLFCLLAIMRQRPASFSGLAFWLIWLLQLLALAGVIYLLGQPLSPLIFLAVALTSMATFAYKRSGFFISTLFGLMAMVTIFLLNSQTVSWESFAELLAYLGVFLLLNLLTSDLVELDKTQLVSRTITGKNLEVEHQRLLSLINNIGDAVIATDEDGNIQTYNGAALDLINTNVSIEGKALDSVWKLVDDEGRTVNLITEAKTADRTIRRSDIKIIYGQDDFANLYTNVTPIKLGQGDRTEKGFTLILQDITKQKSLEEERDEFVAVVSHELRTPVTITEGKVSNAQLLLSKADSPPAKVVEALGQAHSQVVYLADLINDLASLARAERTDVSSQLESINPSVLVADTIKSYEIEAKGKGLELKYEKPMVEPHIIYNNRLYIQEILQNFLTNALKYTKQGQITITLLNEGTDKVRIGVTDQGIGISTSDQKRLFEKFFRSEDYRTRESSGTGLGLYVTAKLASKVDGKIDVKSQLNAGSTFSLTVGSKSETDRPTAASA from the coding sequence GTGGATCAACCGGAGCTCAATTCATTAAGGCAACTATTGTCCAGCCGTCGGCAACTGGTTGCCGGCCTGCTGATATTTGTCCCATTGGCCTTTCGTCTTGGGCAGGAATACAGCCTCGGCCTAACCGCCTTGTTGTTAGGTGGGCTGATCCTGTTGTTTTGCCTGCTGGCAATTATGCGCCAGCGGCCTGCCTCTTTTAGCGGCTTGGCCTTCTGGCTGATCTGGCTGCTGCAATTGCTAGCTTTGGCTGGGGTGATTTATCTGCTCGGCCAACCGCTATCGCCGCTGATATTTTTGGCCGTGGCCTTAACCAGCATGGCGACGTTTGCCTATAAACGCTCGGGATTTTTCATCTCGACCCTTTTCGGGTTGATGGCGATGGTGACGATATTTTTACTTAATAGCCAGACCGTCAGTTGGGAGTCGTTTGCCGAACTGCTGGCGTATTTAGGCGTGTTTTTGCTTTTAAACCTCCTGACCTCCGATCTGGTGGAGCTGGATAAAACTCAGTTAGTCAGCCGGACCATTACCGGCAAAAACCTGGAGGTTGAGCACCAGCGACTGTTGTCTTTGATCAATAATATCGGCGACGCCGTCATTGCGACTGATGAAGACGGCAACATTCAGACCTATAACGGCGCTGCCTTAGACTTGATAAACACTAATGTTTCCATCGAGGGCAAGGCGCTTGACAGCGTTTGGAAGCTGGTTGACGATGAAGGCCGGACCGTGAACCTAATAACCGAGGCCAAAACCGCCGATCGGACTATCAGACGTTCGGACATCAAGATCATTTACGGTCAGGACGATTTTGCCAATCTTTACACCAACGTCACGCCGATTAAACTCGGGCAGGGCGACCGAACGGAAAAAGGCTTCACGCTTATCTTGCAGGACATCACCAAACAAAAATCTCTGGAAGAAGAACGCGACGAATTTGTCGCCGTCGTCAGCCATGAGCTTAGAACTCCTGTCACAATCACCGAAGGCAAAGTCAGTAATGCTCAGTTGCTGTTGAGCAAGGCCGATTCACCGCCGGCTAAAGTCGTCGAGGCTTTGGGTCAAGCCCATTCCCAGGTGGTTTATTTAGCCGATTTAATAAATGATTTAGCTTCGCTGGCAAGAGCCGAACGGACCGATGTCAGCTCTCAACTGGAGAGCATTAATCCGTCTGTATTAGTGGCTGATACGATCAAGAGTTATGAAATCGAGGCCAAGGGTAAAGGCCTCGAATTAAAATATGAAAAGCCGATGGTAGAACCACATATAATCTATAACAATCGCCTGTATATTCAGGAGATATTACAAAACTTCTTAACCAACGCCCTCAAGTACACCAAGCAAGGCCAAATTACCATAACGCTCCTAAATGAAGGCACGGATAAAGTCAGGATCGGTGTAACTGACCAAGGCATCGGCATCAGCACAAGTGATCAAAAACGGCTGTTTGAAAAATTCTTCCGCTCAGAGGACTACCGCACCAGAGAAAGTAGTGGCACCGGCCTGGGGCTGTATGTCACCGCCAAGTTGGCGTCAAAGGTCGATGGGAAAATTGATGTTAAGAGCCAACTTAACGCTGGGTCGACTTTCAGTCTTACCGTTGGTTCGAAGTCCGAGACCGATCGACCGACCGCGGCCAGCGCATAA
- a CDS encoding glycosyltransferase produces MLIGLIGLFISWWLYAVGSKRQIGLLLSALPLILLAVGIDTGDWALIGLAGGLFVSHTRLLVGRYGQRRTTRVLRRSWRRATIIYLVVILAGQLSADLTAELWLQGLAVAWLLFSVRSLSLTAFRISRYSYRPIKLSNTKLPTVTLAIPARNETHALTDALRSAVSSDYAKLEILVLDDCSQDSTPEIIKSFAHDGVRFIQGQVPSAGWVGKNNAYELLLNEASGDYVLFAGVDIRYSSESITRTITAAISRGAQFVSLMPQRRAYDPVSSALRPLRYFTELAFAEWPLMSSAWLVEREWLLKQGGFRALRREIAPEQALANAARTTGTYQFLLATPELGLTTRKRLNSLYETAVRKLYPGEGKEPVWTILVGLGYAMSAGLLIFSPYIKDPIAAALLSLGALLLWLSYILSELVLQPKFWLLSGLSLPLNLLVEAGLNLVSMIRYEFGRVDWKGRNVCIPVMRWPRSVDRSRTSNQR; encoded by the coding sequence ATGTTAATCGGTCTTATCGGTCTATTTATCAGCTGGTGGCTCTATGCGGTTGGATCGAAGCGCCAAATCGGATTGCTTTTGAGCGCTTTGCCTCTAATATTGCTGGCGGTTGGTATCGACACGGGCGACTGGGCCTTGATTGGTCTGGCCGGCGGTCTGTTCGTCAGCCATACCCGACTGCTAGTGGGGCGTTATGGCCAACGGCGGACAACACGGGTTCTACGGCGAAGCTGGCGCCGGGCAACCATAATCTATCTGGTGGTTATTCTAGCCGGCCAGCTATCCGCCGATTTAACGGCCGAGCTTTGGCTCCAAGGACTGGCCGTAGCCTGGTTACTGTTTAGCGTAAGGTCATTAAGCCTGACCGCTTTTAGGATTAGCCGGTACAGCTACCGGCCGATCAAGCTATCAAACACTAAGTTGCCAACGGTCACACTTGCGATCCCGGCCAGGAATGAGACCCATGCGCTGACCGATGCTCTGCGCTCGGCCGTGTCGTCGGATTATGCCAAGCTAGAAATTCTCGTCTTGGACGATTGTTCCCAAGACAGTACACCGGAGATTATTAAGTCATTTGCGCACGACGGAGTACGGTTTATCCAGGGGCAAGTTCCTAGCGCAGGTTGGGTCGGCAAAAACAACGCCTACGAACTGCTGCTGAATGAAGCCAGTGGCGACTATGTTTTATTTGCGGGTGTTGATATCAGGTATTCATCCGAATCAATCACGCGTACGATAACGGCGGCAATTAGCCGCGGAGCTCAATTTGTTTCGTTAATGCCACAACGGCGAGCCTACGATCCAGTTTCAAGTGCCCTGCGGCCCCTAAGATACTTTACTGAATTGGCATTCGCCGAATGGCCACTGATGAGCTCGGCTTGGCTGGTCGAGCGCGAGTGGTTGCTTAAGCAAGGCGGATTTAGGGCGCTGCGACGTGAAATCGCGCCGGAGCAGGCGCTGGCTAACGCTGCCCGCACAACCGGAACCTATCAATTCTTGCTCGCTACGCCTGAACTGGGATTGACTACTCGTAAGCGCTTAAACAGCCTGTATGAAACCGCCGTAAGAAAACTCTACCCGGGCGAGGGCAAAGAACCAGTCTGGACGATCTTGGTCGGTCTGGGCTATGCCATGTCCGCCGGTCTGCTAATTTTTAGCCCTTATATTAAAGATCCGATCGCCGCCGCCCTGTTATCTTTGGGGGCACTGCTACTGTGGTTGAGCTATATCCTAAGCGAGCTGGTCTTGCAGCCTAAATTTTGGTTGCTCAGCGGCTTGAGCCTGCCCCTTAACCTCTTGGTTGAAGCCGGTCTCAATCTTGTCTCTATGATTAGGTATGAGTTTGGCCGGGTCGACTGGAAGGGCCGGAACGTTTGTATACCGGTTATGCGCTGGCCGCGGTCGGTCGATCGGTCTCGGACTTCGAACCAACGGTAA
- the nusG gene encoding transcription termination/antitermination protein NusG, which yields MSGKRYDSAKQWYAIHTYSGYEEKVAESIRQRADSLDMKDKIFDCLVPKEKQIEIKNGKRKVVEKRIFQGYVLVQMKMSEDAWYIVRNTPNVTGFVGSGTEPTPVSDEEMEKIKKRMGVQDPKHKIDFTVGEVVNIIDGPFKGFDGSINEIDEQKGKIKVLVNMFGRETPVELDGLQVKKV from the coding sequence ATGAGTGGGAAACGCTATGACTCAGCTAAACAGTGGTACGCCATCCACACTTACTCCGGTTATGAAGAAAAAGTCGCCGAAAGTATTCGGCAGCGGGCCGACAGCTTGGATATGAAGGACAAGATCTTTGACTGCCTAGTACCCAAAGAAAAGCAAATTGAGATCAAAAACGGCAAACGCAAAGTCGTTGAAAAACGTATCTTCCAAGGTTACGTTCTAGTCCAGATGAAAATGAGCGAGGACGCTTGGTACATCGTCAGAAATACCCCGAATGTCACTGGTTTTGTCGGCAGCGGCACAGAACCAACTCCGGTATCCGACGAGGAAATGGAAAAGATCAAAAAGCGCATGGGTGTCCAGGATCCTAAGCATAAAATCGATTTCACCGTTGGCGAAGTCGTCAACATAATCGACGGGCCGTTCAAAGGTTTTGACGGCTCGATCAATGAAATCGACGAGCAAAAAGGCAAAATTAAGGTGCTGGTCAACATGTTTGGCCGGGAAACCCCGGTCGAGCTTGATGGCCTGCAGGTAAAGAAGGTCTAA
- the rplK gene encoding 50S ribosomal protein L11, which produces MANGKKITANLKMRIPGGQASAGPPVGSTLGQYGVNMMDFINPFNEQTKELQGQTVTVHIRIYEDRSMTWRVVSQATDDLIKKAAGVEKGSGRPHDEKVAKLSKNQVRQIAEGKMKDMNTEDIEQAMRQVAGTARSMGVEVEQ; this is translated from the coding sequence ATGGCAAACGGTAAAAAAATCACAGCTAATCTGAAAATGCGTATCCCGGGCGGGCAAGCCAGTGCCGGACCGCCAGTCGGCTCTACTCTGGGCCAATACGGCGTCAACATGATGGACTTTATCAACCCATTCAACGAGCAAACCAAAGAGCTGCAGGGCCAAACGGTGACGGTTCACATCAGGATTTACGAGGACCGCAGCATGACATGGCGGGTCGTATCTCAGGCCACTGATGACCTTATTAAAAAGGCCGCTGGTGTGGAGAAGGGCTCTGGCCGGCCGCATGATGAGAAAGTCGCCAAACTTAGTAAGAATCAGGTCAGACAAATCGCCGAAGGAAAGATGAAAGACATGAACACCGAGGATATTGAGCAGGCCATGCGCCAAGTCGCCGGCACCGCCCGCAGCATGGGTGTGGAAGTCGAACAATAA